In Oligoflexia bacterium, a genomic segment contains:
- a CDS encoding agmatinase family protein, with protein MKKKFDPNSAATKDSGIFGLPFSINDAKLVLLPVPWEATTSYGGGTSKGPEAIFHASKQVDLYDGEMGNFYEAGIAMLPISKQILKWNQEAKAAAKPIIKAGGDIGNNTKLKSALQKVNALSVKVNDYVYEETKKYLDKGKIVGLIGGDHASPLGAIKAYLEKYPDMGVLHFDAHIDMRVAYEGFKYSHASIMYNLLEETEVKKLIQVGIRDFCEEEINVIRKHGDRVQTFFDQDIAELKLEGETWSEICDDIIANLPDEVYISFDIDGFDPVLCPNTGTPVPGGLSFQEALFIFKKILTAGKKIVGFDLNEVAPGPKGDEWNANVGARLLYKLCGRTLTSSS; from the coding sequence ATGAAAAAGAAATTCGACCCAAATTCTGCTGCTACAAAAGATTCAGGTATCTTTGGCCTTCCCTTTTCTATTAATGACGCCAAATTAGTCTTATTGCCCGTACCCTGGGAGGCCACGACCTCTTATGGGGGTGGTACCTCAAAAGGGCCCGAGGCTATTTTTCATGCAAGCAAACAAGTCGATCTTTATGATGGCGAAATGGGAAACTTCTATGAAGCCGGCATTGCCATGCTCCCCATTTCAAAACAGATTTTAAAATGGAATCAAGAGGCAAAGGCTGCCGCAAAACCTATTATAAAAGCCGGTGGTGATATCGGTAATAATACAAAACTTAAAAGCGCACTTCAAAAAGTGAATGCGTTAAGCGTTAAGGTTAATGATTACGTCTATGAAGAGACAAAAAAATATTTAGATAAAGGTAAAATCGTAGGGCTCATCGGCGGGGATCACGCAAGCCCACTGGGTGCTATCAAAGCTTACTTAGAAAAATATCCTGATATGGGTGTTTTACACTTTGATGCTCATATCGACATGCGCGTTGCCTATGAAGGATTTAAATATTCACATGCTAGCATTATGTACAACCTGCTTGAAGAAACCGAAGTTAAAAAATTAATACAAGTTGGTATTCGTGATTTCTGCGAAGAAGAAATTAATGTCATTCGAAAACATGGTGATCGGGTTCAAACATTTTTTGATCAAGATATTGCAGAACTTAAGCTTGAAGGCGAAACGTGGTCAGAAATCTGCGATGATATCATAGCCAACTTGCCTGATGAAGTTTACATCTCGTTTGATATTGATGGATTTGATCCAGTTTTATGCCCCAACACCGGAACACCCGTCCCCGGTGGATTAAGTTTTCAAGAAGCGCTCTTCATTTTTAAAAAAATTCTAACGGCAGGCAAAAAAATCGTCGGCTTTGATCTCAATGAAGTTGCACCCGGCCCCAAAGGCGATGAGTGGAATGCTAACGTAGGGGCACGTTTACTCTACAAACTTTGTGGTAGAACACTCACGTCTTCAAGTTAA
- the chrA gene encoding chromate efflux transporter, translating into MKETLLFFLKLGCVGFGGPIATIAMMEEEAVMRRKWLTPEHFNRTFALLKVMPGPTATQLAIYLGRMRGGPLVGFLAGFLFLFPAFILVLIISYFYMRYQTVPNVGALFAGMQMAALVIISDSVWRMAKPYYYNGRAVLIALVSACIIAVRPNYEPFMILGFGLFGAFIVHGFKNNMRSIFLLPTMQSPLVPQPFPEQAQTLDSKPEMALIGSWGFLSLTNPVLSPLAWTCFKAGAFVFGTGLAIVPILEADVVTKYQWLTHAEFLDGLAIGQITPGPVIITATFIGYKVAGFIGALVATCAIALPAFVNILFILPLIENRIENSPRLKFFTDWAFPAVIGSLLGIVFRLMLETVTTPVLWLLLVLASFVLVKWRWPAWSLIPTFGVLHFIINHFS; encoded by the coding sequence ATGAAAGAGACTTTGCTGTTTTTTTTAAAGCTTGGTTGCGTCGGTTTTGGCGGGCCAATCGCCACTATTGCCATGATGGAAGAAGAAGCCGTCATGCGCAGAAAATGGCTCACCCCTGAGCATTTCAATCGTACATTTGCGCTTTTAAAAGTGATGCCAGGCCCTACGGCTACACAACTTGCGATTTATCTAGGCCGCATGCGTGGTGGGCCGCTCGTTGGTTTTTTAGCGGGATTTTTATTTTTATTCCCTGCATTTATTTTAGTTTTAATCATCAGTTACTTTTACATGCGCTACCAGACAGTTCCAAATGTTGGGGCTTTATTTGCGGGAATGCAAATGGCAGCCCTTGTAATTATTAGTGATAGCGTTTGGCGTATGGCAAAACCTTATTACTATAACGGGCGAGCTGTACTGATTGCATTGGTATCAGCTTGCATTATTGCCGTCAGACCAAATTATGAACCATTTATGATTTTAGGATTTGGTTTATTTGGTGCCTTTATTGTTCATGGATTTAAAAACAATATGCGCTCGATATTTTTATTACCCACAATGCAATCACCACTTGTTCCACAACCATTTCCTGAGCAAGCACAAACTTTAGATTCAAAACCTGAAATGGCGCTTATCGGAAGCTGGGGTTTTCTTTCGCTCACAAATCCGGTTTTAAGCCCACTAGCGTGGACATGTTTTAAAGCAGGGGCTTTTGTTTTTGGAACTGGATTGGCCATTGTTCCAATTTTAGAAGCAGACGTTGTAACGAAATATCAATGGCTAACTCACGCTGAATTTCTTGATGGCCTAGCTATTGGTCAAATAACTCCCGGGCCTGTAATCATCACTGCTACATTTATTGGTTACAAAGTCGCGGGGTTCATTGGGGCTCTTGTTGCTACATGCGCAATTGCGCTTCCTGCATTTGTTAACATTCTTTTCATATTACCCCTCATTGAAAATCGTATTGAAAATTCACCAAGATTAAAATTCTTCACTGACTGGGCTTTTCCCGCAGTCATTGGTAGTTTACTTGGAATTGTTTTTCGCCTGATGCTTGAAACTGTGACAACGCCAGTTCTTTGGCTGCTTTTGGTTTTGGCTTCTTTTGTTTTGGTTAAATGGCGATGGCCTGCGTGGTCGTTGATCCCGACATTTGGAGTTTTACACTTTATTATAAATCATTTTTCTTAA